GTTCCTAAAGCATTTGATTGAATCAGTTTCTGAATTCCAGATAAACCTCCCGTTCGTAAAGCCATTTTATTAGCAAACTCTTCTAAAATCAAACTTAAATAAGAAAAATTAGGAGTTACATACAATTGTGGCTGCAATTGTGTAATATCAAAATTCTGATTGGCAGCAGAAATATCATAAGGAATTTTCTTCACATTATCAGTCATACAGTGGGCACTTTCTCCAATAGAAGAAAGTAATCCCGCACCATAAATTTTTGGATTTTCAACCGTTCCAATCAAACCGTATTCAACTGTCCACCAGTGCAGGTTTCTGATTTGAGCCATTTCAGATAATTCGCCCATGTTGTTTTGCAAATCTGCAACTGCTTTTTCAGCTTCATCGATTTTTTCTTGTGGCGTATCTTCTGCTTCTTTTAAAATAGAAAGCAGACGAATCGCTTCATACATTTGATAATCTTTATGAGAAGAAATCGCTTTACAGCCAATTTCGCCAAAACGTCTTAAATATTCGGCATATTCTGGATTGGCAATAATAGGAGCGTGACCTGCGCCTTCGTGAATGATATCTGGAGCAGGAGTGTATTCAATATGTTCTAATTGTCTAATGTCTGAAGCAATAACCAAAACATTATAGGCTTGAAATTCCATAAAAGCATTTGGCGGAATAAAGCCATCAACAGCAACCGCAGCCCACCCAATTTCGCTTAGAATTCGGTTCATGCCGTACATGCTCGGAATAGAATCAATTTCGATTCCTGTTTTACGTAAACCTTCTAAATAAGAATGATGTGCAACTTTAGAAAGATAATCTACATTTTTGCGCATAACATATCGCCAAACCGCTTGATTGATAGGAGTGTAATCACTATAATCTTGAGGTTTAATAAATTGCTGTAAATGTTTAGGCAATCTCTCTAATAACGGATTGGTTTCAATATTTGGATTCATTTCGAAAACGTTGTAGATTAAAATGTAAAATTACGAATTTAAGACTCGATTTTTTATCATCCATCGCAAAATTTTTATTCGAAATTGACTTTTATTGCATTTTTGTAGATTTTTAAAGAGCTGAGATAAATGCGATTTTAGCAGTCATTATTGTCGAAACTTACTCTTTCCATTGTTTGTTCGTAGTTTTCAATCTCTTTTTTGGTCATTGGAGTTTCTTTTACATCTACTTTCAATTGTTTTTTAGTATCAGGACTAATCCATAAACCAGTGAAAGTATTTCCTATTTTTTGTAAAATTAAAACACCACTGAAATTGTGTTCAACCATAACAAACTCATTTTCTTTCTTTTTGTTCTGAGTAGGATAAATTTGAATCCAATTTTTTGATTTATTGTAACGATACATTGCCGCATAACTTAAATCGGCATTACATTGATTTTCTGATGTCTGAATGTAAAGTGTAATCGGGGTTTTTCCATCGACAGTTCCTTTGTATAAATTAGAAGCTGTTTGTGCTGATAATTGATTTAAAAATGAGAAACAGATTGCAATAAAGAAAATAGC
The Flavobacterium humidisoli DNA segment above includes these coding regions:
- a CDS encoding aromatic amino acid hydroxylase, with amino-acid sequence MNPNIETNPLLERLPKHLQQFIKPQDYSDYTPINQAVWRYVMRKNVDYLSKVAHHSYLEGLRKTGIEIDSIPSMYGMNRILSEIGWAAVAVDGFIPPNAFMEFQAYNVLVIASDIRQLEHIEYTPAPDIIHEGAGHAPIIANPEYAEYLRRFGEIGCKAISSHKDYQMYEAIRLLSILKEAEDTPQEKIDEAEKAVADLQNNMGELSEMAQIRNLHWWTVEYGLIGTVENPKIYGAGLLSSIGESAHCMTDNVKKIPYDISAANQNFDITQLQPQLYVTPNFSYLSLILEEFANKMALRTGGLSGIQKLIQSNALGTIELSTGLQISGVFTNVIEEEGKPVYIQTTGKTALSYREKELVGHGTLTHPHGFGSPIGKLKGFNLAIEDMSPKDLQAYSIVENETVKLEFEGNIIVEGEIITGSRNLHGEIILISFKNCTVTHGETILFQPDWGNYDMAIGKKVISAFSGPADVNSFDLINIVPSTKTIKAKHTEERDELEVLYATVRNIRNNKDSKSELKSVFEKVKSNHPNDWLLNIEIAELLKYSDEKQLLQEVLIYLDQLKERRPEIAHLISGGLDLIFDSSLPDLPQRH